In Nocardioides sp. InS609-2, a single genomic region encodes these proteins:
- a CDS encoding TetR/AcrR family transcriptional regulator: MSGAAQPVSMQARIVSAASALTAEAGWSAITMAKLADRVGVSRQTVYNEIGTKNALAEAMILAELERFLTVVNTAFDAHPGDLAVAIEAAALAVLEMAEDNQLLHAVVSATHGADTELLPLLTTHSAVLLGAAKVVVRERVGAYDVDLDERHLDAAIDMVVRVVLSHVMQPSSAAADTAADIAWIARRVLA, translated from the coding sequence ATGAGTGGCGCAGCACAGCCAGTCTCGATGCAGGCGCGCATCGTGTCGGCTGCGAGCGCGCTCACGGCGGAGGCCGGCTGGTCGGCGATCACGATGGCCAAGCTGGCCGACCGCGTCGGGGTAAGCCGGCAGACCGTCTACAACGAGATCGGCACCAAGAACGCGCTGGCCGAGGCGATGATCCTCGCCGAGCTCGAGCGCTTCCTCACGGTCGTGAACACCGCCTTCGACGCGCATCCGGGCGACCTCGCCGTGGCGATCGAAGCGGCCGCGCTCGCCGTACTCGAGATGGCAGAGGACAACCAGCTCCTGCACGCGGTCGTGTCCGCGACCCACGGTGCCGACACCGAGCTGCTGCCGCTGTTGACCACCCATTCCGCTGTGCTCCTCGGGGCGGCGAAGGTTGTGGTGCGCGAGCGGGTCGGCGCCTACGACGTGGATCTCGACGAGCGGCACCTCGACGCCGCCATCGACATGGTCGTGCGCGTCGTGCTCAGCCACGTCATGCAGCCGTCCAGCGCGGCCGCGGACACGGCCGCCGACATCGCCTGGATCGCCCGGCGAGTGCTCGCCTGA
- a CDS encoding fatty acid desaturase, translated as MSTIANSTVPAGSTRAWRDHKRYLWLIGLVVPSLAFIGYGLHELTGWGVWFWLGPIVILGVVPSIDLVAGLDRSNPPDDVIEALENDRYYRWITYLFLPIQYVGFVGAMWLLAHGDLSVVDKIGLAISIGCIGGIGINTAHELGHKREANERWLSKIALAQVAYGHFYIEHNRGHHVRVATPEDPASSRLGESFYRFWPRTVLGSLASAWRIEKRRYARRKQHPFRIGNDVLNAWLMTAVLWGALVAWLGVGLLPFLVLQAVIGFSLLEVVNYMEHYGMLRQKVGVGERERYERVDPSHSWNSNNIATNVLLYHLQRHSDHHANPTRRYQALRDFEESPVLPTGYAGMIVLALLPPVWRRVMDRRVLGHFKGDVTLANISPRKREKILKAYGAGSTPAERARLLAEDATPGLVDEVLAARCPGCGYTYEVEAGDEHEGFAAGTAWADVPADWCCPDCGVRDKADFVPVARADAA; from the coding sequence ATGTCCACGATCGCCAACAGCACCGTGCCCGCCGGGTCGACCCGGGCCTGGCGTGACCACAAGCGCTACCTGTGGCTGATCGGCCTCGTCGTACCGTCGCTGGCTTTCATCGGCTACGGCCTGCACGAGCTGACCGGCTGGGGAGTGTGGTTCTGGCTGGGGCCGATCGTGATCCTCGGCGTCGTACCCTCGATCGACCTGGTCGCCGGCCTCGACCGCTCCAACCCGCCCGACGACGTGATCGAGGCGCTCGAGAACGACCGCTACTACCGGTGGATCACCTACCTCTTCCTGCCCATCCAGTACGTCGGGTTCGTCGGCGCCATGTGGCTGCTCGCGCACGGCGACCTGAGCGTGGTCGACAAGATCGGCCTGGCGATCTCGATCGGCTGCATCGGCGGCATCGGCATCAACACCGCTCACGAACTGGGCCACAAGCGCGAGGCGAACGAGCGCTGGCTCTCGAAGATCGCGCTCGCCCAGGTCGCCTACGGCCACTTCTACATCGAGCACAACCGCGGCCACCACGTGCGCGTCGCGACACCCGAGGACCCCGCGAGCAGCCGGCTGGGCGAGAGCTTCTACCGGTTCTGGCCGCGCACGGTCCTCGGCTCCCTCGCGTCGGCCTGGCGGATCGAGAAGCGTCGCTACGCGCGCAGGAAGCAGCACCCGTTCCGGATCGGCAACGACGTGCTCAACGCCTGGCTGATGACCGCCGTCCTCTGGGGCGCCCTGGTCGCCTGGCTCGGTGTCGGGCTTCTGCCGTTCCTGGTGCTGCAGGCCGTCATCGGCTTCTCGCTGCTCGAGGTCGTCAACTACATGGAGCACTACGGCATGCTGCGCCAAAAGGTCGGCGTCGGCGAGCGGGAGCGCTACGAGCGCGTGGACCCCAGTCACAGCTGGAACTCCAACAACATCGCCACCAACGTGCTGCTCTACCACCTGCAGCGCCACAGCGACCACCACGCCAACCCGACCAGGCGCTACCAGGCGCTGCGTGACTTCGAGGAGTCGCCGGTGCTGCCCACGGGGTACGCCGGCATGATCGTGCTCGCGCTGCTGCCGCCGGTGTGGCGCCGGGTGATGGACCGGCGGGTGCTCGGCCACTTCAAGGGCGACGTGACCTTGGCCAACATCAGCCCTCGGAAGCGCGAGAAGATCCTCAAGGCGTACGGCGCCGGCTCGACCCCCGCGGAACGTGCCCGGCTCCTGGCCGAGGACGCGACTCCAGGCCTGGTTGACGAGGTGCTCGCGGCACGCTGCCCTGGGTGCGGCTACACCTACGAGGTCGAGGCCGGCGACGAGCACGAGGGCTTCGCGGCGGGCACGGCGTGGGCCGATGTGCCGGCCGACTGGTGCTGCCCCGACTGCGGGGTGCGCGACAAGGCCGACTTCGTGCCGGTCGCTCGCGCCGATGCGGCGTGA
- the cydB gene encoding cytochrome d ubiquinol oxidase subunit II, whose amino-acid sequence MELTTVWFCLIAVLWIGYFALEGFDFGVGMLLPVLARNDRERRVLINTIGPVWDGNEVWLLVAGGATFAAFPEWYATLFSGFYLPLLAILAALIVRGVAFEYRHQRPEASWQAGWDRAIFVGSLVPAILWGVAFANIVNGVPIDAAKEYTGGLLTLLNPVGLLGGLVTASLFLTHGAMFVALKTDGEIRHRARALAWKVGIVAAVLAVVFLALTQVETGNSGSLVLFTVAALALVAGLVAAYAGLEGWAFLGTFVTIALAVGGLFVALFPDVMPSSTDPAFSLTTTSAAATAYTLRLMTWVAAIFTPLVVGYQAWSYWVFRKRISVHHIPEAELAEAR is encoded by the coding sequence ATGGAGCTCACCACCGTCTGGTTCTGCCTGATCGCCGTCCTCTGGATCGGCTACTTCGCCCTCGAGGGCTTCGACTTCGGGGTCGGCATGCTGCTGCCGGTGCTGGCCCGCAACGACCGCGAGCGCCGGGTGCTGATCAACACGATCGGCCCGGTCTGGGACGGCAACGAGGTGTGGCTGCTGGTCGCGGGCGGGGCGACGTTCGCTGCCTTCCCGGAGTGGTACGCGACCCTGTTCAGCGGGTTCTACCTGCCGCTACTGGCGATTCTGGCCGCGCTGATCGTGCGCGGAGTCGCGTTCGAGTACCGCCACCAGCGCCCCGAGGCCTCGTGGCAGGCCGGCTGGGACCGCGCCATCTTCGTCGGCTCGCTGGTGCCCGCGATCTTGTGGGGTGTCGCCTTCGCCAACATCGTGAACGGCGTGCCCATCGACGCAGCCAAGGAGTACACCGGCGGCCTGCTCACCCTGCTCAACCCGGTCGGCCTGCTGGGTGGCCTCGTCACCGCCAGCCTCTTCCTCACCCACGGCGCGATGTTCGTCGCGCTCAAGACCGACGGCGAGATCCGGCACCGCGCCCGGGCACTCGCCTGGAAGGTCGGCATCGTCGCCGCAGTGCTCGCGGTCGTCTTCCTGGCTCTGACCCAGGTCGAGACCGGCAACAGCGGCTCGCTCGTGCTCTTCACGGTCGCGGCGCTCGCGCTGGTCGCCGGCCTCGTCGCTGCGTACGCCGGCCTCGAGGGCTGGGCCTTCCTCGGCACGTTCGTCACGATCGCGCTGGCGGTCGGCGGTCTCTTCGTGGCGCTGTTCCCCGACGTGATGCCCTCCTCGACCGACCCCGCCTTCTCGCTCACGACGACGAGCGCGGCCGCGACGGCGTACACGTTGAGGTTGATGACGTGGGTCGCGGCGATCTTCACGCCGCTGGTGGTCGGCTACCAGGCGTGGTCCTACTGGGTGTTCCGCAAGCGGATCTCGGTGCACCACATCCCCGAGGCCGAGCTGGCCGAAGCCCGATGA
- a CDS encoding ATP-binding cassette domain-containing protein: protein MITARGLVQTFHTGQGKKKKEVHAVDGVDLDVAEGEVVGFLGPNGAGKTTTLRMLTTLLRPTAGSATVAGYDVVTQSKQVRNSIGYVSQAGGVFSSARAGEEVMDHGMLYGLSQKEVEKTGRELFAQLQLEGLWERMPKNMSGGQKRRLDIVMGLIHNPTLVFLDEPTTGLDPQARANLWEHIARLRTERGATVFLTTHYLDEADALSDRIVIIDQGRIVASDTSDNLKSQVSGDLVILEVPTAQVTMAAEKLGSISDSVSVDGLHVRGRVARAGRAVPGLLRDLESGGVQLESIEIHRPTLDDVFLTLTGRSLRDAESEADAESATESATESGEPVGDQAEVPTLEGADR from the coding sequence ATGATCACCGCACGGGGACTCGTGCAGACGTTCCACACAGGGCAGGGCAAGAAGAAGAAGGAGGTCCACGCCGTCGACGGCGTCGACCTCGATGTCGCCGAGGGCGAGGTGGTCGGGTTCCTCGGCCCCAACGGCGCCGGCAAGACCACGACACTGCGCATGCTCACCACGCTGCTCCGGCCGACGGCGGGCTCCGCCACGGTCGCCGGCTACGACGTGGTGACGCAGAGCAAGCAGGTCCGCAACAGCATCGGCTACGTCTCGCAGGCGGGCGGGGTGTTCTCCAGCGCCCGGGCCGGCGAGGAGGTCATGGACCACGGCATGCTCTACGGCCTCTCCCAGAAGGAGGTCGAGAAGACCGGGCGCGAGCTCTTCGCGCAGCTCCAGCTCGAAGGGCTGTGGGAGCGGATGCCCAAGAACATGTCGGGTGGCCAGAAGCGCCGCCTCGACATCGTGATGGGCCTGATCCACAACCCGACGCTGGTGTTCCTCGACGAGCCGACCACGGGTCTCGACCCGCAGGCGCGGGCCAACCTCTGGGAGCACATCGCCCGGCTGCGCACCGAGCGCGGCGCGACCGTGTTCCTGACGACCCACTACCTCGACGAGGCCGACGCGCTCTCCGACCGGATCGTGATCATCGACCAGGGGCGCATCGTCGCCTCCGACACCAGCGACAACCTCAAGTCGCAGGTCTCCGGTGACCTGGTGATCTTGGAGGTGCCGACGGCGCAGGTGACGATGGCCGCCGAGAAGCTCGGCTCGATCAGCGACTCGGTGTCCGTCGACGGCCTGCACGTCCGCGGCCGAGTGGCCCGGGCCGGGCGAGCCGTGCCCGGCCTGCTGCGCGACCTCGAGTCAGGCGGCGTCCAGCTCGAGTCGATCGAGATCCACCGGCCGACGCTCGACGACGTGTTCCTCACCCTCACCGGCCGCTCGCTGCGAGACGCCGAGTCCGAGGCAGACGCGGAGTCCGCCACCGAGTCCGCCACCGAGTCCGGCGAGCCCGTCGGCGACCAGGCCGAAGTCCCCACTCTCGAGGGAGCCGACCGATGA
- a CDS encoding ABC transporter permease → MTTFMRECFIVFRRQIRMNLRNPAWVVIGALQPVLYLLLFGPLLKPIVSSFPGAADNEFTFLVPGLLVQLGMFGAFFAGFGLIAEWREGVVEAERVTPASRTALLVGRLMRDLLQLFAQALILVGLGLAMGMRGGAGGIVFGVVLTLLVGGACAAASNALALTTKSEDVMAPVINMVMMPVLLLSGILLPMNLGPTWLLRISDFMPFRWIVDGVRDSFAGDVASSGVMWGTAWALALFALAVWWGTSTFRKENA, encoded by the coding sequence ATGACCACGTTCATGCGCGAATGCTTCATCGTCTTCCGGCGCCAGATCCGGATGAACCTGCGCAACCCCGCCTGGGTCGTCATCGGCGCCCTGCAGCCGGTGCTCTACCTGCTGCTCTTCGGCCCGTTGCTCAAGCCGATCGTCTCGTCGTTCCCGGGTGCGGCCGACAACGAGTTCACGTTCCTGGTGCCCGGCCTGCTCGTGCAGCTGGGCATGTTCGGGGCGTTCTTCGCCGGCTTCGGGCTGATCGCCGAGTGGCGCGAGGGTGTGGTGGAGGCCGAGCGGGTGACCCCGGCCTCGCGCACCGCGCTGCTCGTCGGCCGGCTGATGCGCGACCTGCTGCAGCTGTTCGCGCAGGCGCTGATCCTGGTCGGCCTCGGTCTGGCGATGGGCATGCGTGGCGGAGCGGGCGGCATCGTGTTCGGCGTGGTGCTCACGCTGCTCGTCGGTGGTGCTTGCGCCGCGGCGTCCAACGCCCTGGCGCTGACCACCAAGTCCGAGGACGTGATGGCCCCGGTCATCAACATGGTGATGATGCCGGTGCTGCTGCTGAGCGGCATCCTGCTGCCGATGAACCTGGGCCCGACGTGGCTTCTGCGCATCAGCGACTTCATGCCGTTCCGCTGGATCGTCGACGGCGTGCGCGACTCGTTCGCAGGCGATGTGGCGAGCTCGGGTGTCATGTGGGGCACCGCCTGGGCGCTGGCCCTGTTCGCGCTCGCGGTCTGGTGGGGCACCTCGACATTCCGCAAGGAGAACGCCTAG
- a CDS encoding PadR family transcriptional regulator: protein MAVPTTRMLLLGAVSLFEPVNGYQIRRELISWRVDEWAHVNPGSIYAGLATLTRHGLLQRHDLVDGRRDVAVYELTDDGRAELDRLLVQALEEVDLHDRVGFQAAFGMVPHLDRSRVVAALERRRTSLAEQIGLFVTGKDDPANGPPHARRGWSLWLDLARAESVWLDETLRQITSGELKFTADEDWDWVPPDDDPGWQMNLDREKYRTMLGR from the coding sequence ATGGCCGTCCCGACGACACGCATGCTGCTGCTCGGCGCGGTGTCGCTGTTCGAGCCGGTCAACGGATACCAGATCCGCCGCGAGCTGATCTCGTGGCGTGTGGACGAGTGGGCGCACGTCAACCCGGGCTCGATCTACGCCGGCCTCGCGACGTTGACCCGGCACGGGCTGCTGCAGCGCCACGACCTCGTCGACGGCCGCCGCGATGTCGCGGTCTACGAGCTCACCGACGACGGCCGGGCAGAGCTTGACCGGCTCCTGGTGCAGGCGCTCGAGGAGGTCGACCTGCACGACCGGGTGGGGTTCCAGGCGGCCTTCGGGATGGTGCCGCACCTGGACCGCAGCCGCGTGGTCGCGGCCCTCGAGCGGCGTCGTACGTCACTGGCGGAGCAGATCGGGCTGTTCGTGACGGGCAAGGACGACCCCGCCAACGGGCCGCCGCACGCCCGCCGCGGCTGGAGCCTCTGGCTCGACCTGGCCCGGGCCGAGAGTGTCTGGCTCGACGAGACGCTGCGCCAGATCACGTCGGGCGAGCTGAAGTTCACCGCCGACGAGGACTGGGACTGGGTGCCGCCCGACGACGATCCCGGCTGGCAGATGAACCTCGACCGGGAGAAGTACCGGACGATGCTCGGCCGCTGA
- the cydD gene encoding thiol reductant ABC exporter subunit CydD, giving the protein MNVRELAPHLRPARGLLALAVAASIVGGLAVIGQAFAVGELVVAVATGGSLVTPAVWLVALLVVRAGCGAVVELATAASATRVGSHLRGRLLSAALTATGTRRRTGELAVLLTRGVEATGPWFTRYLPAMLLAGVLPVATLATITWLDPWSGLIVLLTLPLVPLFAALVGIATRDKARAQWRLMGSLSGHFVDVLRGLPTLVAYRRALAQGTTIRAVTDRYRRASADTLRLAFASSVVLELVATLSVAVVAVCVGLRLAADTLDFRTALIVLLLAPEAYWPLRRVGAEFHAAAEGGAALDDAQRVLADPVARGGLAARPDCIALRDVSLGYDGRPVVEGLNVDFGIGLTAVTGPSGCGKSTLLAALVGELRPMSGRIAVGADDLTDVDPDDWRRQVAWAPQRPWLFAGTVADNVRIGRPEATDAEVWSALETAGLAHVVLTLADGIDSPLGEDGAGLSAGERARLVLARVLLADRPVVVLDEPTAHLDAETEQVLLEAVRLLARDRIVVVVAHREAVAAAADHVVALAPTTAVVTAHPQRTAAPVAAPAPDDSRPSRPWAGVVLGALSAISGVALTATAGWLITRAAAHPPVLHLMVAIVAVRTFGIARPVLAYVERLASHDLALRLLARRRAEVYDALVPLVPGRLDLRRGDLLATVVDDVDVVVDERLRVRDPLVAGALVALAVVGVATWLLPVAGLVIAAVVVLTALVVTLVSRLAGAAERAQVAARGALGTGVEEALAAGRNLVLWQRDDEAVAGIERASRRLGVAAGRSARVRAGARALLVVAFGAAVPAIALLAEDSVAPATAALLVLLPLALADVLVPLVDAGALAGRCRGARARLAALDALAPAVVEVATPLRLIGGRTRVDVLDGGIDRFPVSFELAPGDRVGIVGPSGSGKSTLAAQLVRFRDPVPGRIDLDGRDARDVRLDDVRSRVGLVDDDPYLFATTLAENVRLARPGASDDDVRRALEQARLGSWVAGLPDGLDTRIGEGHAAVSGGERARIGIARALLADQPVVVLDEPTAHLDLETAQRVAHDVAAATQGRSLVWISHTDAGLDLMDRIVEVGVTPGLVRGS; this is encoded by the coding sequence ATGAACGTCCGCGAGCTCGCCCCCCACCTGCGGCCCGCGCGCGGGCTCCTGGCGCTCGCCGTCGCGGCGTCGATCGTGGGCGGGCTGGCCGTGATCGGCCAGGCCTTCGCCGTCGGTGAGTTGGTCGTCGCGGTGGCAACCGGCGGCTCACTCGTCACGCCCGCTGTGTGGCTCGTGGCGCTGCTCGTCGTCCGCGCCGGGTGCGGCGCCGTGGTCGAGCTCGCCACGGCTGCCTCGGCCACCCGGGTCGGCAGCCACCTGCGCGGCCGGCTGCTGTCGGCTGCCCTCACGGCGACGGGCACGCGGCGTCGTACCGGCGAGCTGGCGGTGCTCCTCACCCGCGGCGTCGAGGCGACCGGACCGTGGTTCACCCGCTATCTGCCGGCCATGCTGCTTGCCGGCGTGCTGCCGGTGGCCACTCTCGCGACGATCACCTGGCTCGACCCGTGGAGCGGGCTGATCGTGCTCCTCACCCTCCCGCTCGTCCCGCTCTTCGCCGCGCTGGTCGGCATCGCCACCCGCGACAAGGCCCGTGCCCAGTGGCGGCTGATGGGCTCACTGTCGGGTCACTTCGTCGACGTGCTCCGCGGTCTGCCCACCCTGGTCGCCTACCGTCGGGCGCTGGCCCAGGGCACCACCATCCGGGCCGTGACCGACCGCTACCGCCGGGCCAGCGCGGACACGCTGCGGCTGGCGTTCGCGTCGTCGGTGGTGCTGGAGCTGGTGGCGACGCTGTCGGTGGCCGTGGTCGCGGTGTGCGTCGGCCTGCGACTCGCGGCCGACACCCTCGACTTCCGCACCGCGCTCATCGTGCTGCTGCTGGCGCCCGAGGCCTACTGGCCGCTGCGCCGGGTGGGTGCTGAGTTCCACGCCGCCGCCGAGGGTGGCGCCGCCCTCGACGACGCCCAGCGCGTGCTCGCCGACCCGGTCGCCAGGGGTGGCCTGGCTGCCCGACCGGACTGCATCGCGCTCAGAGACGTCTCCCTCGGGTACGACGGCCGGCCCGTGGTCGAGGGCCTGAATGTCGACTTCGGCATCGGCCTCACCGCTGTCACCGGGCCCTCGGGCTGTGGCAAGTCGACCCTGCTGGCCGCCCTGGTGGGCGAGCTGCGGCCGATGTCTGGTCGGATCGCGGTGGGTGCCGACGACCTGACCGACGTCGACCCCGACGACTGGCGGCGTCAGGTCGCATGGGCGCCGCAGCGGCCCTGGCTCTTCGCGGGCACCGTGGCCGACAACGTGCGCATCGGCCGGCCCGAGGCCACCGACGCCGAGGTCTGGAGCGCGCTGGAGACGGCCGGCCTGGCGCACGTCGTACTCACCCTCGCCGACGGCATCGACAGCCCCCTCGGCGAGGACGGCGCCGGGCTCTCGGCCGGCGAACGGGCGAGGCTCGTGCTGGCGCGGGTGCTGCTGGCCGACCGACCGGTCGTGGTGCTCGACGAGCCGACCGCCCACCTCGACGCCGAGACCGAGCAGGTCCTGCTGGAAGCCGTGCGACTGCTCGCCCGCGACCGCATCGTCGTGGTGGTCGCGCACCGCGAGGCCGTCGCGGCTGCTGCCGACCACGTGGTGGCGCTGGCACCGACGACAGCCGTCGTCACCGCGCATCCGCAGCGCACCGCGGCGCCGGTGGCGGCGCCGGCCCCCGACGACAGCCGACCCTCGCGGCCCTGGGCGGGCGTCGTACTCGGTGCGCTCTCCGCCATCTCGGGCGTGGCGCTGACCGCCACCGCCGGGTGGCTCATCACCCGCGCCGCGGCCCACCCGCCGGTGCTGCACCTGATGGTCGCGATCGTGGCCGTGCGCACGTTCGGCATCGCCCGGCCCGTGCTCGCGTACGTCGAGCGGCTGGCGTCGCACGACCTCGCCCTGCGACTGCTGGCCCGGCGTCGCGCGGAGGTGTACGACGCGCTGGTGCCGCTCGTGCCCGGGCGCCTGGACCTGCGGCGCGGTGACCTGCTGGCCACCGTCGTCGACGACGTCGACGTGGTGGTCGACGAGCGGCTGCGGGTGCGTGACCCGCTGGTCGCCGGAGCGCTCGTGGCCCTGGCCGTCGTGGGGGTGGCGACCTGGCTGCTGCCCGTCGCCGGACTGGTCATCGCGGCGGTCGTGGTGCTCACCGCCCTCGTCGTCACCCTGGTGTCCCGGCTGGCCGGTGCCGCCGAGCGTGCGCAGGTCGCCGCCCGCGGTGCTCTCGGCACCGGGGTCGAAGAGGCCCTGGCGGCCGGCCGCAACCTCGTGCTCTGGCAGCGCGACGACGAGGCGGTCGCCGGCATCGAACGGGCCAGCCGACGGCTCGGCGTGGCTGCCGGCCGATCCGCACGGGTGCGAGCCGGGGCACGTGCCCTGCTCGTGGTGGCCTTCGGAGCCGCCGTACCCGCCATCGCCTTGCTCGCAGAAGACTCGGTCGCGCCCGCCACCGCCGCCCTGCTGGTGCTGCTGCCGCTCGCTCTGGCCGACGTGCTGGTGCCGCTCGTCGACGCGGGAGCGCTCGCCGGACGCTGTCGGGGCGCCCGGGCCCGGCTGGCCGCGCTCGACGCCCTCGCCCCGGCCGTGGTCGAGGTGGCCACCCCTCTCCGGTTGATCGGTGGCCGCACCCGGGTCGACGTGCTCGACGGCGGGATCGACCGCTTCCCCGTCAGCTTCGAGCTCGCCCCCGGCGACCGGGTCGGCATCGTGGGCCCTTCGGGCAGCGGCAAGTCGACCCTGGCCGCGCAGCTGGTGCGCTTCCGCGACCCCGTCCCGGGACGCATCGACCTCGACGGCCGCGACGCCCGCGATGTGCGGCTCGACGACGTCCGGTCGCGGGTGGGCCTGGTCGACGACGACCCGTACCTGTTCGCGACGACGCTGGCCGAGAACGTCAGGCTGGCTCGGCCCGGCGCTTCCGACGACGACGTACGGCGTGCCCTCGAGCAGGCCCGCCTCGGCAGCTGGGTGGCCGGCCTGCCCGACGGGCTGGACACCCGGATCGGCGAGGGCCACGCGGCCGTGTCCGGTGGTGAACGTGCCCGCATCGGCATCGCCCGCGCACTGCTCGCCGACCAGCCCGTCGTCGTACTCGACGAACCGACAGCGCACCTCGACCTCGAGACAGCACAGCGAGTAGCGCACGACGTGGCCGCCGCGACGCAGGGCCGGTCGCTCGTGTGGATCTCGCACACCGACGCCGGCCTCGACCTGATGGACCGGATCGTCGAGGTCGGCGTCACGCCTGGGCTGGTCCGCGGATCCTAG
- a CDS encoding lysophospholipid acyltransferase family protein translates to MSRDRTYRAVIRGLRVVFAALGLRIDLRGAEHLPTQGGAVVAANHTGYLDFALVGYVGAERGRHVRFLAKSGIFENRISGWAMRAMGHVPVDRVQGAGALRQATRLAAAGEVVGVFSEGTISRSWLVKPLAPGVAAMAIAAGVPLVPMVTFGGHRLLTVDRMGDLRRRTPVSIRVGAPLHPAPGEDAHALTLRLHDRLDELVEETIEEYPRTGHDGAWWLPARWGGSAPRLEDAARLDADGLARMAARRRRKALS, encoded by the coding sequence GTGTCCCGCGACCGCACCTACCGCGCCGTGATCCGCGGTCTCCGGGTCGTCTTCGCGGCCCTCGGACTACGCATCGACCTGCGCGGCGCCGAGCACCTGCCGACGCAGGGCGGTGCGGTGGTCGCGGCCAACCACACGGGCTATCTCGACTTCGCACTCGTCGGGTACGTCGGTGCGGAGCGCGGCCGGCACGTCCGCTTCCTGGCCAAGTCGGGCATCTTCGAGAACCGCATCTCCGGGTGGGCGATGCGGGCGATGGGCCACGTCCCGGTCGACCGCGTGCAGGGTGCCGGCGCGTTGCGTCAGGCGACCCGGCTGGCCGCGGCCGGCGAGGTCGTCGGCGTCTTCTCCGAGGGCACCATCTCGCGCTCGTGGCTGGTCAAGCCGCTCGCCCCCGGGGTCGCCGCGATGGCTATCGCGGCCGGAGTGCCCCTCGTCCCGATGGTGACCTTCGGCGGCCACCGGTTGCTCACCGTCGACCGGATGGGCGACCTGCGACGACGTACGCCGGTCAGCATCCGGGTCGGCGCCCCCCTGCATCCCGCGCCCGGCGAGGACGCGCACGCCCTGACCCTGCGCCTGCACGACCGGCTCGACGAGCTGGTCGAGGAGACCATCGAGGAGTACCCGCGCACCGGCCACGACGGTGCCTGGTGGCTGCCCGCTCGATGGGGCGGGTCGGCGCCCCGCCTCGAGGACGCGGCGCGCCTCGACGCCGACGGGCTGGCCAGGATGGCCGCCCGCCGGCGTCGAAAGGCCCTGAGCTGA
- a CDS encoding maleylpyruvate isomerase family mycothiol-dependent enzyme encodes MDIAEHLEGLRTAAMAFVRYADRAGLDAPVPTCPGWTVRDLVAHQGNVHRWAVANLRGHENDRDVVEREGRSSPDPLQWLRDGTIEFARAVSEETAPGVRPVVFLVDADPGTPREFWARRQCHETTIHAVDALSAALGRYPTAAETWIDPAVARDGIDELLTGFVPRPRSRLRSEEAVRLVVRTEGEGGAWLVEVSDELPVTTRLDPAAELPAYDVLLAGESVALYLQVWNRGDPSGSVGGGWDAWRVGMKV; translated from the coding sequence ATGGACATCGCCGAGCACCTCGAAGGACTGCGCACCGCCGCGATGGCCTTCGTCCGGTACGCCGACCGGGCCGGGCTCGACGCGCCGGTGCCGACCTGTCCCGGCTGGACGGTCCGCGACCTGGTCGCGCACCAGGGCAACGTGCACCGGTGGGCGGTCGCGAACCTGCGCGGCCACGAGAACGACCGCGACGTGGTCGAGCGCGAGGGCCGATCGTCGCCCGATCCGCTCCAGTGGCTGCGCGACGGCACCATCGAGTTCGCCCGGGCGGTGAGCGAGGAGACGGCGCCGGGCGTGCGTCCGGTGGTCTTCCTTGTCGACGCCGACCCGGGCACGCCGCGTGAGTTCTGGGCGCGGCGGCAGTGCCACGAGACGACGATCCATGCGGTCGACGCGCTGTCGGCGGCGCTGGGCCGCTACCCGACGGCGGCCGAGACGTGGATCGACCCGGCGGTCGCACGAGACGGCATCGACGAGCTGCTGACGGGCTTCGTGCCTCGGCCCAGGTCGCGATTGCGTTCCGAGGAGGCGGTGCGGCTCGTCGTACGGACAGAGGGTGAGGGTGGTGCCTGGCTCGTCGAGGTCTCGGACGAGCTGCCCGTGACCACCCGGCTGGACCCGGCGGCCGAGCTGCCGGCGTACGACGTGCTGCTGGCCGGGGAGAGCGTGGCGCTGTACCTGCAGGTGTGGAACCGCGGTGACCCGAGCGGGAGTGTCGGTGGCGGGTGGGACGCTTGGCGGGTCGGGATGAAGGTGTGA